The following coding sequences lie in one Arachis hypogaea cultivar Tifrunner chromosome 4, arahy.Tifrunner.gnm2.J5K5, whole genome shotgun sequence genomic window:
- the LOC112795684 gene encoding DNA repair protein RAD50 isoform X2, whose translation MSTVDKMLIKGIRSFDPENKNVITFFRPLTLIVGPNGAGKTTIIECLKLSCTGELPPNARSGHSFIHDPKVAGETETKGQIKLRFKTAAGKDVVCIRSFQLTQKASKMEYKAIESVLQTINPHNGEKVCLSYRCADMDKEIPALMGVSKAILENVIFVHQDEANWPLQDPSTLKKKFDDIFSATRYTKALEVIKKLHKEQAQEIKTFKLKLENLQTLKDAAYKLRESIAQDQEKTESLKCQLQELEGSIKDVDDKIHHAEKTLKDLRKLQDQISTKTAQRSTLFREQQKQYAALTEDNEDTDEELMEWKTKFEERIGILQTKISKLERDLNDIDTKSSFLKQTINDSIWEISKLQTEAEAHMSLKNERDSCIKNFFAKHNLGPLPESPFTDEVATNLTNRVKSRALDLEKDLQDKKKADDNKLKMAWDCYMNANDRWKNTEAQKKAKSEIKNGIVRRIEEKENERESLELQISNVNISHIDERERNLRIDVERKTNQLAEREFEVNIRQKQSEVYSIEQKIKAVNREKDIMVADSEDRVKLSFKKAELENHKKKHRKIVDDQKDKIKMVLKGRVPADKDLMKEVSQALRTLGSEYDNQNASCNEVKMEVTKLETKETEIKNNLLKHKKDLESKKRRIETELQSLDPQWSCIDSYLEMLESFKEKRDFAISKYKGNEGIQNSLDLFAKEARTKHACPCCDRAFSAEEEDEFVKKQRSRVANSAKVIKALAEESAIADSNYQQLDNLRVVYEEYVKLNEETIPDAESKLQQINEELDCKSQELDDMLGVLAQIQSDRDVAKALMQHIETADRHFQETIALQKQVEDLEYKLDFRGQGVRTMEEIQLELKSLQGTKDNLHAELEKLREEQRYAENDLSSIQIRWHTLREEKVKAANTLQDAKRVEEELARLTEEKTKVDLDEKHLAEALRPLSKERDKLLADHDELKVRLNRDSEYLVEQKRIYQQEAESLFKMTSKIREYSDLKKGDRLKELQEKKSLSESELKSCDARKQAILADVNKSKDLLRDQDNIKRNIEDHLNYRKTKAEVDELGREIERLEESILKVGGVSAIESELQKLSKERETLLSETTEMANKDLDRYYNALDKALMRFHSMKMEEINKIIRELWQQTYRGQDIDYISIHSDSEGAGTRSYSYKVLMQTGDAELEMRGRCSAGQKVLASLIIRLALAETFCLNCGILALDEPTTNLDGPNAESLAAALLRIMEDRKGQENFQLIVITHDERFAQLIGQRQHAEKYYRVSKDDLQHSIIECQEIFD comes from the exons atGAGTACCGTTGATAAGATGCTCATCAAAGGCATTCGGAGCTTCGACCCCGAGAACAAGAACGTCATCACCTTCTTCAGACCCTTAACCCTAATCGTTGGCCCCAACGGTGCTGGAAAAACC ACAATCATCGAGTGCTTGAAGCTTTCTTGCACCGGCGAGTTGCCTCCTAATGCAAGGTCTGGTCACAGCTTTATTCATGACCCCAAG GTTGCTGGTGAAACTGAAACGAAGGGCCAGATTAAGCTCCGATTTAAGACAGCAGCGGGAAAAGACGTGGTTTGCATAAGGTCCTTTCAGCTCACGCAAAAGGCGTCGAAGATGGAGTACAAGGCAATTGAGAGTGTACTTCAAACTATTAATCCTCATAATGGGGAG AAAGTTTGCCTTAGCTATAGATGTGCAGACATGGATAAGGAAATTCCTGCGCTCATGGGTGTTTCTAAGGCCATTTTAGAAAATGTTATATTTGTTCATCAAGATGAAGCAAATTGGCCACTGCAGGATCCTTccacattgaagaaaaagtttgaCGACATCTTTTCTGCAACTCG ATATACAAAGGCACTGGAGGTTATAAAGAAACTTCACAAGGAACAAGCGCAAGAGATAAAGACTTTCAAGCTTAAGCTTGAGAATCTTCAAACATTGAAAGATGCAGCTTATAAG CTTCGTGAAAGCATTGcccaagatcaggagaaaacagaATCTCTAAAATGTCAGTTACAGGAGTTGGAAGGAAGCATTAAAGATGTGGATGATAAAATACATCATGCAGAGAAAACACTGAAAGATTTGCGAAAGCTGCAGGACCAAATCTCAACTAAAACTGCTCAACGAAGCACTCTGTTTAGGGAACAACAGAAACAATATGCAGCTCTTACCGAGGATAATGAAG ACACTGATGAAGAGTTGATGGAATGGAAGACAAAGTTTGAAGAAAGGATTGGAATTTTACAAACAAAAATAAGCAAATTGGAGAGAGACTTGAATGACATTGACACTAAAAGTTCTTTCCTTAAGCAGACTATCAATGATTCCATCTGGGAGATCAGCAAGCTTCAAACTGAAGCTGAA GCTCACATGTCTTTGAAGAATGAACGTGATTCgtgtattaaaaatttttttgcgAAGCATAATTTAGGGCCTCTTCCAGAGTCACCCTTCACTGATGAGGTTGCTACCAACCTGACCAATCGTGTAAAATCAAGGGCTTTAGATCTTGAGAAGGACCTCCAAGATAAAAAG AAAGCAGATGACAATAAACTCAAGATGGCATGGGACTGTTACATGAATGCCAATGACCGATGGAAAAATACCGAGGCTCAAAAAAAAGCTAAATCAGAGATCAAG AATGGCATTGTTAGACGCATTGAGGAAAAAGAAAATGAGCGTGAGTCACTCGAACTTCAAATTTCCAATGTAAACATTTCTCACATTGatgaaagagaaagaaatttG CGAATAGATGTCGAGAGGAAGACAAACCAACTAGCTGAAAGAGAATTTGAAGTAAATATACGTCAAAAGCAAAGTGAGGTATATAGTATTGAACAAAAGATTAAGGCTGTCAATCGGGAGAAGGATATCATGGTTGCTGATTCAGAGGACAGAGTGAAGCTATCTTTTAAGAAAGCAGAGTTGGAGAATCACAAGAAGAAACATAGAAAGAT AGTAGATGACcaaaaggataaaataaaaatggtGCTAAAAGGGAGGGTCCCTGCTGATAAGGATCTGATGAAGGAAGTTTCTCAAGCATTAAG GACTCTTGGTAGTGAATATGATAATCAAAATGCAAGTTGCAATGAGGTCAAAATGGAAGTTACCAAGTTGGAGACAAAAGAAACGGAAATTAAAAATAATCTGCTCAAACACAAGAAGGATTTGGAAT CAAAAAAGAGACGTATTGAAACCGAGCTTCAGTCTTTGGATCCTCAGTGGTCTTGTATTGATTCTTATCTCGAAATGTTAGAGTCTTTTAAGGAGAAGAGAGATTTCGCAATAAG CAAGTATAAAGGTAATGAAGGTATCCAAAACTCACTTGATCTTTTTGCAAAGGAAGCCAGAACTAAGCATGCTTGCCCTTGCTGTGACCGCGCCTTCTctgcagaagaagaagacgagTTTGTGAAGAAG CAAAGATCAAGGGTTGCTAATTCAGCTAAAGTTATTAAAGCTCTTGCTGAGGAGTCTGCAATTGCAGACTCTAACTATCAGCAGTTGGACAACCTTCGTGTAGTTTATGAAGAATATGTCAAACTTAACGAGGAGACAATCCCTGATGCTGAAAGTAAACTTCAGCAAATTAATGAGGAGCTGGATTGCAAATCTCAGGAACTGGATGAT ATGTTAGGTGTTTTAGCACAAATACAGAGTGACAGAGATGTGGCCAAAGCATTGATGCAACATATTGAAACCGCTGACCGGCATTTTCAAGAAACTATTGCTTTGCAGAAGCAAGTAGAGGATTTAGAATATAAGCTTGATTTTCGGGGACAAGGAGTGAGGACTATGGAAGAAATTCAATTGGAGCTTAAATCATTGCAGGGAACAAA GGACAATTTACATGCTGAATTGGAGAAGCTGAGGGAAGAACAGAGATATGCAGAGAATGATCTATCAAGTATTCAAATAAGGTGGCACACTCTTAGGGAGGAGAAAGTCAAAGCAGCCAACACATTGCAAGATGCTAAAAGGGTAGAAGAAGAATTAGCACGTCTGACTGAAGAAAAGACCAAAGTTGATCTTGATGAAAAG CATTTAGCAGAAGCTCTTCGACCCTTATCCAAGGAGAGAGATAAATTACTTGCTGACCATGATGAACTGAAAGTTAGACTTAATCGTGATTCTGAGTACCTAGTTGAACAAAAGAGAATTTATCAGCAAGAAGCTGAATCACTTTTTAAAATGACTTCTAAAATTAGAGA GTACTCAGATTTAAAGAAAGGGGACAGGTTAAAGGAACTGCAGGAAAAGAAATCTCTATCAGAGTCTGAACTTAAAAGTTGTGATGCTAGGAAGCAAGCAATTTTAGCTGATGTTAACAAAAGCAAAGATTTGTTGCGAGATCAAgataatataaaaagaaatatcGAGGACCACTTAAATTACCGGAAAACAAAGGCTGAAGTAGATGAGCTAGGACGTGAAATTGAAAGACTCGAAGAAAGTATATTGAAGGTTGGTGGTGTGTCCGCAATTGAAAGTGAACTACAGAAATTATCAAAGGAGAGAGAGACGCTTCTTTCAGAG ACAACTGAAATGGCAAACAAGGACCTGGACAGATACTACAATGCACTTGATAA AGCATTGATGCGCTTCCACTCAATGAAAATGGAAGAAATCAACAAAATTATAAGGGAATTGTGGCAACAAACCTATAGAGGACAGGATATAGATTACATTAGTATTCATTCAGATTCTGAAGGTGCTGGGACCCGTTCCTACAGTTACAAG GTTCTCATGCAGACTGGTGATGCCGAGCTAGAAATGAGAGGAAGATGTAGTGCGGGCCAGAAG GTCCTTGCATCTCTTATCATTCGCTTGGCGTTAGCTGAAACTTTTTGCCTCAATTGTGGAATATTGGCACTGGACGAGCCAACCACAAATTTGGATGGCCCCAATGCTGAAAGTCTGGCTGCTGCTCTCCTAAG GATCATGGAAGACAGGAAAGGCCAGGAAAATTTTCAGCTAATCGTAATTACTCATGATGAGCGTTTTGCTCAACTGATTGGTCAGCGCCAGCATGCAGAGAAATATTATCGAGTCTCAAAAGATGATCT TCAGCACAGTATAATTGAATGCCAGGAGATATTTGACTGA
- the LOC112795684 gene encoding DNA repair protein RAD50 isoform X1 codes for MSTVDKMLIKGIRSFDPENKNVITFFRPLTLIVGPNGAGKTTIIECLKLSCTGELPPNARSGHSFIHDPKVAGETETKGQIKLRFKTAAGKDVVCIRSFQLTQKASKMEYKAIESVLQTINPHNGEKVCLSYRCADMDKEIPALMGVSKAILENVIFVHQDEANWPLQDPSTLKKKFDDIFSATRYTKALEVIKKLHKEQAQEIKTFKLKLENLQTLKDAAYKLRESIAQDQEKTESLKCQLQELEGSIKDVDDKIHHAEKTLKDLRKLQDQISTKTAQRSTLFREQQKQYAALTEDNEDTDEELMEWKTKFEERIGILQTKISKLERDLNDIDTKSSFLKQTINDSIWEISKLQTEAEAHMSLKNERDSCIKNFFAKHNLGPLPESPFTDEVATNLTNRVKSRALDLEKDLQDKKKADDNKLKMAWDCYMNANDRWKNTEAQKKAKSEIKNGIVRRIEEKENERESLELQISNVNISHIDERERNLRIDVERKTNQLAEREFEVNIRQKQSEVYSIEQKIKAVNREKDIMVADSEDRVKLSFKKAELENHKKKHRKIVDDQKDKIKMVLKGRVPADKDLMKEVSQALRTLGSEYDNQNASCNEVKMEVTKLETKETEIKNNLLKHKKDLESKKRRIETELQSLDPQWSCIDSYLEMLESFKEKRDFAISKYKGNEGIQNSLDLFAKEARTKHACPCCDRAFSAEEEDEFVKKQRSRVANSAKVIKALAEESAIADSNYQQLDNLRVVYEEYVKLNEETIPDAESKLQQINEELDCKSQELDDMLGVLAQIQSDRDVAKALMQHIETADRHFQETIALQKQVEDLEYKLDFRGQGVRTMEEIQLELKSLQGTKDNLHAELEKLREEQRYAENDLSSIQIRWHTLREEKVKAANTLQDAKRVEEELARLTEEKTKVDLDEKHLAEALRPLSKERDKLLADHDELKVRLNRDSEYLVEQKRIYQQEAESLFKMTSKIREYSDLKKGDRLKELQEKKSLSESELKSCDARKQAILADVNKSKDLLRDQDNIKRNIEDHLNYRKTKAEVDELGREIERLEESILKVGGVSAIESELQKLSKERETLLSELNRYHGTMSVYQSNISKNKIDLKQSQYKDIDKRYFDQLIQLKTTEMANKDLDRYYNALDKALMRFHSMKMEEINKIIRELWQQTYRGQDIDYISIHSDSEGAGTRSYSYKVLMQTGDAELEMRGRCSAGQKVLASLIIRLALAETFCLNCGILALDEPTTNLDGPNAESLAAALLRIMEDRKGQENFQLIVITHDERFAQLIGQRQHAEKYYRVSKDDLQHSIIECQEIFD; via the exons atGAGTACCGTTGATAAGATGCTCATCAAAGGCATTCGGAGCTTCGACCCCGAGAACAAGAACGTCATCACCTTCTTCAGACCCTTAACCCTAATCGTTGGCCCCAACGGTGCTGGAAAAACC ACAATCATCGAGTGCTTGAAGCTTTCTTGCACCGGCGAGTTGCCTCCTAATGCAAGGTCTGGTCACAGCTTTATTCATGACCCCAAG GTTGCTGGTGAAACTGAAACGAAGGGCCAGATTAAGCTCCGATTTAAGACAGCAGCGGGAAAAGACGTGGTTTGCATAAGGTCCTTTCAGCTCACGCAAAAGGCGTCGAAGATGGAGTACAAGGCAATTGAGAGTGTACTTCAAACTATTAATCCTCATAATGGGGAG AAAGTTTGCCTTAGCTATAGATGTGCAGACATGGATAAGGAAATTCCTGCGCTCATGGGTGTTTCTAAGGCCATTTTAGAAAATGTTATATTTGTTCATCAAGATGAAGCAAATTGGCCACTGCAGGATCCTTccacattgaagaaaaagtttgaCGACATCTTTTCTGCAACTCG ATATACAAAGGCACTGGAGGTTATAAAGAAACTTCACAAGGAACAAGCGCAAGAGATAAAGACTTTCAAGCTTAAGCTTGAGAATCTTCAAACATTGAAAGATGCAGCTTATAAG CTTCGTGAAAGCATTGcccaagatcaggagaaaacagaATCTCTAAAATGTCAGTTACAGGAGTTGGAAGGAAGCATTAAAGATGTGGATGATAAAATACATCATGCAGAGAAAACACTGAAAGATTTGCGAAAGCTGCAGGACCAAATCTCAACTAAAACTGCTCAACGAAGCACTCTGTTTAGGGAACAACAGAAACAATATGCAGCTCTTACCGAGGATAATGAAG ACACTGATGAAGAGTTGATGGAATGGAAGACAAAGTTTGAAGAAAGGATTGGAATTTTACAAACAAAAATAAGCAAATTGGAGAGAGACTTGAATGACATTGACACTAAAAGTTCTTTCCTTAAGCAGACTATCAATGATTCCATCTGGGAGATCAGCAAGCTTCAAACTGAAGCTGAA GCTCACATGTCTTTGAAGAATGAACGTGATTCgtgtattaaaaatttttttgcgAAGCATAATTTAGGGCCTCTTCCAGAGTCACCCTTCACTGATGAGGTTGCTACCAACCTGACCAATCGTGTAAAATCAAGGGCTTTAGATCTTGAGAAGGACCTCCAAGATAAAAAG AAAGCAGATGACAATAAACTCAAGATGGCATGGGACTGTTACATGAATGCCAATGACCGATGGAAAAATACCGAGGCTCAAAAAAAAGCTAAATCAGAGATCAAG AATGGCATTGTTAGACGCATTGAGGAAAAAGAAAATGAGCGTGAGTCACTCGAACTTCAAATTTCCAATGTAAACATTTCTCACATTGatgaaagagaaagaaatttG CGAATAGATGTCGAGAGGAAGACAAACCAACTAGCTGAAAGAGAATTTGAAGTAAATATACGTCAAAAGCAAAGTGAGGTATATAGTATTGAACAAAAGATTAAGGCTGTCAATCGGGAGAAGGATATCATGGTTGCTGATTCAGAGGACAGAGTGAAGCTATCTTTTAAGAAAGCAGAGTTGGAGAATCACAAGAAGAAACATAGAAAGAT AGTAGATGACcaaaaggataaaataaaaatggtGCTAAAAGGGAGGGTCCCTGCTGATAAGGATCTGATGAAGGAAGTTTCTCAAGCATTAAG GACTCTTGGTAGTGAATATGATAATCAAAATGCAAGTTGCAATGAGGTCAAAATGGAAGTTACCAAGTTGGAGACAAAAGAAACGGAAATTAAAAATAATCTGCTCAAACACAAGAAGGATTTGGAAT CAAAAAAGAGACGTATTGAAACCGAGCTTCAGTCTTTGGATCCTCAGTGGTCTTGTATTGATTCTTATCTCGAAATGTTAGAGTCTTTTAAGGAGAAGAGAGATTTCGCAATAAG CAAGTATAAAGGTAATGAAGGTATCCAAAACTCACTTGATCTTTTTGCAAAGGAAGCCAGAACTAAGCATGCTTGCCCTTGCTGTGACCGCGCCTTCTctgcagaagaagaagacgagTTTGTGAAGAAG CAAAGATCAAGGGTTGCTAATTCAGCTAAAGTTATTAAAGCTCTTGCTGAGGAGTCTGCAATTGCAGACTCTAACTATCAGCAGTTGGACAACCTTCGTGTAGTTTATGAAGAATATGTCAAACTTAACGAGGAGACAATCCCTGATGCTGAAAGTAAACTTCAGCAAATTAATGAGGAGCTGGATTGCAAATCTCAGGAACTGGATGAT ATGTTAGGTGTTTTAGCACAAATACAGAGTGACAGAGATGTGGCCAAAGCATTGATGCAACATATTGAAACCGCTGACCGGCATTTTCAAGAAACTATTGCTTTGCAGAAGCAAGTAGAGGATTTAGAATATAAGCTTGATTTTCGGGGACAAGGAGTGAGGACTATGGAAGAAATTCAATTGGAGCTTAAATCATTGCAGGGAACAAA GGACAATTTACATGCTGAATTGGAGAAGCTGAGGGAAGAACAGAGATATGCAGAGAATGATCTATCAAGTATTCAAATAAGGTGGCACACTCTTAGGGAGGAGAAAGTCAAAGCAGCCAACACATTGCAAGATGCTAAAAGGGTAGAAGAAGAATTAGCACGTCTGACTGAAGAAAAGACCAAAGTTGATCTTGATGAAAAG CATTTAGCAGAAGCTCTTCGACCCTTATCCAAGGAGAGAGATAAATTACTTGCTGACCATGATGAACTGAAAGTTAGACTTAATCGTGATTCTGAGTACCTAGTTGAACAAAAGAGAATTTATCAGCAAGAAGCTGAATCACTTTTTAAAATGACTTCTAAAATTAGAGA GTACTCAGATTTAAAGAAAGGGGACAGGTTAAAGGAACTGCAGGAAAAGAAATCTCTATCAGAGTCTGAACTTAAAAGTTGTGATGCTAGGAAGCAAGCAATTTTAGCTGATGTTAACAAAAGCAAAGATTTGTTGCGAGATCAAgataatataaaaagaaatatcGAGGACCACTTAAATTACCGGAAAACAAAGGCTGAAGTAGATGAGCTAGGACGTGAAATTGAAAGACTCGAAGAAAGTATATTGAAGGTTGGTGGTGTGTCCGCAATTGAAAGTGAACTACAGAAATTATCAAAGGAGAGAGAGACGCTTCTTTCAGAG TTAAACAGGTACCATGGAACAATGTCTGTTTACCAAAGcaatatttccaaaaataagatTGATCTTAAGCAGTCTCAATACAAGGACATAGATAAGCGATACTTTGATCAGCTTATACAGCTTAAG ACAACTGAAATGGCAAACAAGGACCTGGACAGATACTACAATGCACTTGATAA AGCATTGATGCGCTTCCACTCAATGAAAATGGAAGAAATCAACAAAATTATAAGGGAATTGTGGCAACAAACCTATAGAGGACAGGATATAGATTACATTAGTATTCATTCAGATTCTGAAGGTGCTGGGACCCGTTCCTACAGTTACAAG GTTCTCATGCAGACTGGTGATGCCGAGCTAGAAATGAGAGGAAGATGTAGTGCGGGCCAGAAG GTCCTTGCATCTCTTATCATTCGCTTGGCGTTAGCTGAAACTTTTTGCCTCAATTGTGGAATATTGGCACTGGACGAGCCAACCACAAATTTGGATGGCCCCAATGCTGAAAGTCTGGCTGCTGCTCTCCTAAG GATCATGGAAGACAGGAAAGGCCAGGAAAATTTTCAGCTAATCGTAATTACTCATGATGAGCGTTTTGCTCAACTGATTGGTCAGCGCCAGCATGCAGAGAAATATTATCGAGTCTCAAAAGATGATCT TCAGCACAGTATAATTGAATGCCAGGAGATATTTGACTGA